A window of uncultured Draconibacterium sp. contains these coding sequences:
- a CDS encoding glycoside hydrolase family 2 TIM barrel-domain containing protein — protein sequence MIKQSKFTLTLFSLLLLTIVSCNRYKDYTNVPYEEPNPKPWEDPAICQVNKEAPHAHFIPFTTADRAKTEDKWQSPLLKSLNGTWQFHLSQNPSERPFWFFKNNFDTRKWDEIQVPANWEVVGFDYPIYTNVKYPHDRTPPLIQKHYNPVGSYKRTFEVPAEWDGSDIIAHFGAVSSCMNLWVNEQFVGYSEDSKTPAEFDITKYLKKGENTMAVEIFRWSDASYLEDQDFWRLSGITRDTYLKARNKQSLKDFRILSSLDRTYTNGVFDLAIDLANNGELTVEAVLSDNGTVVKEFSETTSSQAVQFSAEIPNVKQWSAEIPNLYELIITLKNADGIVEVIKQDVGFRTIEIKDAMLHVNGKYVYIKGADLHEHNDITGHVQDKETMLLDIKTMKENNLNAVRTSHYPQPELWYELCNKYGLYIVDEANIESHGMGYGPESLAKNEDWKEAHLYRTRNMYQRDKNQPCVVIWSLGNEAGNGVNFEATYEYLKAVDNTRPVQYEQAHGVGNTDINCPMYMRIEGMVKFAKEKADMPLIQCEYAHAMGNSVGNLQDYWDVIEEYDVLQGGFIWDWVDQGLLTTNDAGEEYWAYGGDFGPDTVPSDGNFCNNGLVDPDRAVKPHLLEVKKVYQYIGFDAVNLKSGTVSIKNKYAFLNLDKFNFVWEVMGDGKVVDNGNLGNLELAPNETQTVKIDFAVTPEPGVEYFLNIKASLKEDWSLVNAGSVMAQEQFELPVFVPVKKTNLANLPAISSHETDTEVVVTGEDFAVTFDKAAGVITSFKKGEMEFIQSGPIPNFWRAPIDNDFGNNLYKRSRVWREAGKNRKVKSVDVNRSSKRWLEGGESKNISLASNSSASPVNVTFDFDLVNESGEQIAKYNTTYTVLGSGDVIVENSFKMTKKELPEIIRMGMNLVMPRSFNQMSWLGRGPQESYEDRKTGAFVGLYKGSVADQYWAYLRPQENGNKTDVRWVTITDNAGNGLLFSGMPLMQVSAHHNIMEDFESLERTDGRQIAGVKVVNRHVNDVKPRDLTSVNIDYKQMGVGGDDSWGAWTHDEYRLTENGYSYSFRMRAISGDDKPEELAKMKF from the coding sequence ATGATAAAACAATCGAAATTTACGCTAACCCTTTTTAGTCTTTTGTTATTGACAATCGTATCGTGTAACCGGTACAAAGACTATACGAATGTACCCTACGAGGAGCCAAATCCAAAACCTTGGGAAGATCCTGCCATTTGCCAGGTGAACAAAGAAGCACCTCATGCACATTTTATTCCTTTTACTACTGCCGATCGGGCTAAAACAGAAGATAAATGGCAATCGCCACTTTTAAAATCGCTGAACGGAACCTGGCAATTTCATTTGTCGCAAAATCCGTCAGAACGACCTTTCTGGTTTTTTAAAAACAATTTCGATACACGTAAATGGGACGAAATTCAGGTACCGGCAAACTGGGAAGTTGTTGGTTTCGACTACCCTATTTACACCAACGTAAAGTACCCGCACGACAGAACTCCCCCGCTCATTCAGAAACATTACAATCCGGTTGGATCGTACAAACGTACTTTCGAAGTTCCGGCAGAGTGGGACGGCAGCGATATTATTGCCCATTTTGGCGCAGTAAGTTCGTGCATGAATTTGTGGGTAAACGAACAATTTGTAGGATACAGCGAAGACAGCAAAACTCCTGCTGAATTTGACATTACCAAATACCTGAAAAAAGGCGAAAATACAATGGCCGTTGAGATTTTCCGCTGGAGCGATGCATCGTACCTCGAAGATCAGGATTTTTGGCGTTTGAGCGGGATAACCCGTGACACCTACCTGAAAGCGAGAAACAAGCAGTCGCTTAAAGATTTCCGGATTTTATCTTCTCTCGACAGAACTTACACCAACGGTGTTTTCGATTTGGCCATCGATCTTGCAAACAATGGCGAACTTACCGTTGAAGCTGTACTTTCGGATAATGGAACAGTGGTAAAAGAATTTTCTGAAACAACTTCATCACAAGCAGTGCAGTTTAGCGCCGAAATTCCGAACGTTAAACAGTGGTCGGCCGAAATTCCAAATTTGTACGAACTAATTATTACACTCAAAAACGCCGACGGAATAGTTGAGGTTATAAAACAAGATGTTGGTTTCCGTACAATTGAGATAAAAGATGCCATGCTGCATGTTAACGGAAAATATGTGTATATAAAAGGTGCCGACTTGCACGAACACAACGATATAACCGGTCATGTTCAGGACAAAGAAACCATGCTTTTAGATATTAAAACCATGAAGGAAAACAACCTGAATGCAGTTCGTACATCGCACTATCCACAGCCTGAATTATGGTATGAGCTCTGCAACAAATACGGATTATACATTGTTGACGAAGCCAATATTGAATCGCACGGAATGGGTTACGGTCCTGAATCGCTTGCCAAAAACGAAGATTGGAAAGAAGCGCATTTGTACCGCACACGCAACATGTACCAACGCGACAAAAACCAACCATGTGTTGTAATTTGGTCATTGGGTAACGAAGCCGGAAATGGTGTAAACTTTGAAGCAACCTACGAATACCTAAAAGCAGTTGACAACACACGCCCGGTTCAATACGAGCAGGCACACGGAGTTGGAAACACCGATATTAATTGCCCCATGTACATGCGAATTGAAGGCATGGTAAAATTTGCAAAAGAGAAAGCCGACATGCCACTTATTCAGTGCGAATACGCGCATGCCATGGGAAACAGCGTTGGAAACTTACAAGATTATTGGGATGTTATTGAAGAATACGATGTGCTGCAGGGTGGTTTTATCTGGGACTGGGTTGACCAGGGACTTTTAACAACCAACGATGCCGGTGAAGAGTACTGGGCATACGGTGGCGACTTTGGTCCTGACACTGTTCCATCTGACGGTAACTTCTGTAACAACGGTTTGGTTGATCCCGACCGTGCAGTAAAACCTCATTTGCTGGAAGTAAAAAAAGTGTATCAATACATTGGTTTTGATGCGGTTAATTTAAAATCGGGAACGGTTTCAATAAAAAACAAATATGCTTTCCTTAATCTCGATAAATTCAATTTTGTTTGGGAAGTAATGGGAGACGGCAAAGTAGTCGACAACGGGAATCTTGGAAACCTGGAGCTGGCTCCGAATGAAACACAGACCGTAAAAATTGATTTTGCAGTAACTCCTGAACCTGGCGTAGAATATTTCCTGAATATAAAAGCCAGTTTAAAAGAAGACTGGAGTTTGGTTAACGCAGGTTCTGTGATGGCGCAAGAGCAATTTGAATTGCCTGTTTTCGTTCCGGTAAAAAAGACAAATCTGGCTAATCTGCCTGCAATTTCGTCGCACGAAACAGACACTGAAGTTGTGGTAACCGGCGAAGATTTTGCAGTTACTTTTGATAAAGCTGCCGGTGTAATCACCAGCTTCAAAAAAGGTGAAATGGAGTTCATTCAAAGTGGTCCGATTCCGAATTTCTGGCGTGCTCCTATCGACAACGACTTTGGGAATAACTTGTACAAAAGAAGCCGGGTGTGGCGCGAAGCAGGTAAAAACCGCAAAGTAAAATCGGTTGATGTAAACAGAAGCAGCAAAAGGTGGCTGGAAGGTGGCGAAAGCAAAAACATCTCGCTGGCATCGAACAGTTCTGCAAGTCCTGTAAATGTTACATTCGATTTTGACCTGGTGAATGAAAGCGGTGAACAAATTGCCAAATACAATACAACCTACACCGTTTTAGGCTCGGGCGATGTTATTGTTGAAAACAGTTTTAAAATGACTAAAAAGGAACTCCCTGAGATTATTCGAATGGGAATGAATTTGGTGATGCCTCGTAGTTTCAACCAAATGTCGTGGCTGGGCCGCGGTCCGCAGGAATCATACGAAGACAGAAAAACAGGCGCCTTTGTTGGTTTATACAAAGGAAGTGTAGCCGATCAGTACTGGGCTTATTTGCGTCCACAGGAAAACGGCAACAAAACCGATGTTCGCTGGGTAACCATCACCGACAATGCAGGAAATGGATTACTTTTCAGTGGAATGCCGCTAATGCAGGTAAGTGCTCACCATAATATCATGGAAGATTTCGAAAGTCTGGAAAGAACAGATGGCCGTCAGATTGCGGGAGTGAAAGTGGTGAACCGACATGTAAACGACGTAAAACCACGCGACCTTACATCGGTTAACATCGATTACAAACAAATGGGTGTTGGTGGCGACGACAGCTGGGGAGCATGGACACACGATGAATACCGACTAACTGAAAACGGATATTCGTACTCATTCAGAATGAGAGCCATTTCGGGTGATGATAAGCCGGAAGAGTTGGCAAAAATGAAATTCTAA
- a CDS encoding glycoside hydrolase family 30 protein: protein MIKPILILLSAVLFFSCSPKNDKASGDDSTLHVQINPEITFQTIHNFGASDAWSCQYVGNWPDEQKNKVADLLFSLDTKPDGSPNGIGLSCWRFNIGGGSADQVGETNINDTWRRSECFLQKDGSYNWGKQSGQRWFLQAAKERGTQSFIGFVNSPPIWLTKNGRANSDGGNSVNLPKENIPKFSRFLIDVTQNIQQNEGILFDYLSPVNEPQWDWKDGQEGSPWTNSEIAELCRILGNDLKTAALTTKIEIAEAGQLNHLYDRGNDAQRGFQIKDFFSPESENYIGNVPNMAHKIAGHSYFTTTNDNVLGEVRSKLKAEINLIDPTLEFGMSEFCVLGDNDGFKGNKRDLGMETALFVTNVIHSDLTIANASAWQWWIAVSPYDFKDGLVYIDKSETGGTIYESKLLWGLGNYSRFVRPGAKRISVETETSQELKISAYKNTNRELVIVCINRSRQEQNIFLNLAEIAKRFETSEKNDLTRLENVNLKNTIGLPEQSITTFVIQN, encoded by the coding sequence ATGATCAAACCAATACTAATCCTTCTTTCAGCTGTACTATTTTTTAGTTGCAGTCCGAAAAATGATAAAGCGTCGGGTGACGATTCTACCCTTCACGTTCAAATAAATCCCGAAATTACCTTTCAAACCATCCATAATTTTGGAGCATCCGATGCATGGAGTTGCCAGTATGTGGGCAATTGGCCCGACGAACAAAAAAACAAAGTTGCCGATCTGCTTTTTAGTTTAGACACAAAACCAGACGGATCGCCCAACGGAATTGGATTAAGTTGCTGGCGGTTTAACATTGGCGGAGGAAGCGCCGACCAGGTAGGTGAAACAAATATAAACGACACCTGGCGTCGTTCGGAATGTTTCCTTCAAAAAGATGGCAGCTACAATTGGGGTAAACAAAGTGGGCAACGTTGGTTTTTACAGGCTGCAAAAGAACGTGGCACCCAAAGTTTTATTGGTTTTGTTAACAGCCCGCCGATTTGGCTGACAAAAAACGGCAGAGCAAATTCGGATGGTGGAAATTCGGTAAATCTGCCAAAAGAAAACATTCCAAAATTTAGCCGGTTTTTAATCGATGTAACTCAAAACATTCAGCAAAACGAAGGCATTTTGTTTGACTATCTTTCGCCGGTAAACGAACCGCAGTGGGACTGGAAAGACGGGCAGGAAGGATCGCCGTGGACCAACTCTGAAATTGCAGAACTCTGCCGGATTTTGGGAAATGATTTGAAAACAGCCGCACTTACAACAAAAATTGAAATTGCCGAAGCCGGGCAGCTGAATCATTTATACGACCGTGGAAATGATGCCCAGCGTGGATTTCAGATTAAAGATTTTTTTTCGCCTGAATCGGAAAATTACATTGGCAATGTTCCGAATATGGCGCATAAAATTGCCGGGCACAGTTACTTCACCACAACAAACGACAACGTATTAGGCGAAGTACGCAGCAAATTAAAAGCAGAAATTAATTTGATTGATCCAACTCTGGAATTCGGGATGAGTGAATTTTGTGTTCTTGGAGACAACGATGGTTTTAAAGGCAACAAACGTGATTTGGGCATGGAAACCGCACTTTTTGTTACCAATGTAATTCACTCCGATTTAACAATTGCAAATGCCAGTGCCTGGCAGTGGTGGATCGCAGTCAGTCCGTATGATTTTAAAGACGGGCTGGTTTATATCGACAAAAGTGAAACCGGAGGAACTATTTACGAATCAAAATTGCTTTGGGGACTGGGCAATTATTCGCGCTTTGTTCGTCCAGGTGCAAAACGAATATCGGTAGAAACTGAAACATCGCAAGAACTAAAAATTTCGGCTTACAAAAACACAAACAGAGAATTGGTTATTGTTTGCATAAACCGAAGCAGACAAGAGCAAAATATATTTTTAAACCTTGCAGAAATTGCCAAACGTTTTGAAACTTCTGAAAAGAATGATTTAACAAGACTGGAAAATGTAAATCTTAAAAACACAATTGGGTTACCGGAGCAGAGCATCACAACTTTTGTAATTCAGAATTAA
- a CDS encoding lycopene cyclase domain-containing protein, whose translation MEIKNLTYLLLLLIYLLIPLVLSTQKKVRFVFRLRYLLPASIFAGAIFVMWDMRFTELGIWSFNPDYITGIEPLNVPIEEWLSFLILPLSSVYIYEWFKIRLENFEQPGVFIILSLALLSISGVLAYSFRQNMFTFFTFFLTAIYLGYTVFRNRFKKHYTKFYLSYFVTLVPFIIVSGVLNSLPVVIYNSNHIMGAGFFGVPVEKLGFLFLLLLINVTIYEYLNERQYY comes from the coding sequence ATGGAAATTAAAAATCTAACGTATTTATTGTTGCTGCTTATTTATCTGCTAATTCCACTGGTACTGAGCACACAAAAAAAGGTACGTTTTGTATTTCGCCTGAGATACCTTTTGCCGGCCTCCATTTTTGCAGGTGCTATTTTTGTTATGTGGGACATGCGTTTTACCGAGCTCGGAATCTGGAGCTTCAACCCCGACTACATTACCGGCATTGAACCTCTTAATGTTCCCATAGAAGAATGGCTTTCCTTTTTAATTCTTCCACTATCATCGGTTTACATTTACGAGTGGTTTAAAATCAGGCTCGAAAACTTTGAACAACCCGGGGTATTTATTATCCTCAGCTTGGCATTGCTTTCAATTAGCGGAGTGCTGGCCTATTCGTTCCGACAAAATATGTTTACGTTTTTCACCTTCTTTTTAACTGCCATTTATTTGGGGTATACTGTATTCCGAAACCGGTTTAAAAAACATTACACAAAATTTTATCTGAGTTACTTTGTAACACTTGTGCCCTTTATTATTGTATCGGGAGTGTTAAATAGCTTGCCTGTAGTTATTTACAACTCAAACCACATTATGGGAGCCGGATTTTTTGGTGTACCGGTTGAAAAACTTGGATTTCTGTTTCTTCTTCTTTTAATAAATGTAACCATTTACGAATACTTAAACGAGCGGCAATATTACTAA
- a CDS encoding glycosyltransferase N-terminal domain-containing protein translates to MTLFYNLGIYFYSALIRVAALFNEKAKFMVTGRKNWQSQLQAKVDANARYLWFHCASLGEFEQGRPVIEATKKQFPEYKIILTFFSPSGYEIRKNYEGADVVCYLPMDTKSNACSFLNIVKPEKVFFVKYEFWYNFITELKARHIPLYIVSAIFREKQQFFKNTPWGKWYRKMLFSFEHLFIQNKLSGELLSAAGINNYTISGDTRFDRVASIARGAKQFDIVEKFRSGSMIVVAGSTWKPDEELLIEFINNLEDTNKVKFIIAPHEVSAANINRIHQMLKKPAISFSKIQNSDIGNQQVLIIDSIGILSSLYQYGNLAYIGGGFGVGIHNILEAATFGLPIIFGPNYKKFKEAVDLVEAKGAFSIHDFNQLKGALNLLLNNKNELKNASGTSKKYVEKNVGSTKLIIKKVFNTEIDFA, encoded by the coding sequence ATGACCTTATTCTATAATTTAGGAATCTATTTCTACAGTGCCCTGATTCGGGTGGCAGCGCTTTTTAACGAAAAAGCAAAATTTATGGTAACCGGCAGAAAAAACTGGCAAAGCCAACTACAAGCAAAGGTGGATGCCAACGCGCGTTATTTATGGTTTCACTGTGCGTCGTTAGGCGAGTTTGAGCAAGGCCGGCCGGTAATTGAAGCAACAAAAAAACAATTTCCGGAATATAAAATCATACTCACGTTTTTTTCGCCTTCGGGTTACGAAATCAGAAAAAACTACGAAGGAGCCGATGTGGTTTGCTACTTACCCATGGACACCAAAAGCAATGCATGCAGTTTTTTAAACATTGTAAAACCCGAAAAAGTATTCTTTGTAAAATACGAGTTTTGGTACAATTTTATTACTGAATTAAAAGCGCGACACATACCACTTTATATTGTTTCGGCCATCTTTCGCGAAAAGCAACAGTTTTTTAAAAACACTCCCTGGGGAAAATGGTACCGCAAAATGTTATTCAGTTTCGAACACTTATTTATTCAGAATAAACTATCCGGCGAATTGTTATCGGCTGCAGGAATTAATAACTACACCATTTCGGGCGACACCCGTTTTGATCGGGTTGCAAGCATCGCACGCGGTGCAAAACAATTCGATATTGTTGAAAAGTTCAGATCAGGTTCGATGATAGTTGTTGCTGGCAGCACCTGGAAACCCGATGAAGAGCTGCTTATAGAGTTTATTAACAATCTGGAAGATACAAACAAGGTAAAATTCATCATCGCTCCGCACGAAGTTTCGGCCGCCAATATCAACAGAATTCACCAAATGTTGAAAAAGCCCGCCATATCGTTCAGCAAAATCCAAAATTCAGACATCGGAAACCAACAGGTGTTAATAATTGATTCAATTGGAATTCTTTCGTCCTTGTATCAGTACGGAAACCTAGCATACATAGGCGGTGGCTTCGGAGTTGGCATTCATAATATTTTAGAAGCAGCGACTTTTGGTCTTCCAATTATTTTTGGTCCGAATTATAAAAAATTCAAAGAAGCGGTTGATCTTGTTGAAGCAAAAGGTGCATTTTCAATACATGATTTTAATCAGTTAAAAGGCGCATTAAACCTACTCCTTAACAACAAAAATGAACTTAAAAATGCATCTGGAACAAGCAAAAAATACGTAGAAAAAAATGTCGGTTCAACAAAACTTATCATAAAAAAAGTTTTTAACACCGAAATCGATTTTGCATAG
- a CDS encoding adenosylcobalamin-dependent ribonucleoside-diphosphate reductase — protein MAINEVSVKAPAGKKIYSQEEAVKASLEYFKGDDLAARVWVNKYALKDSFGNIFERTPDDMHKRLAKEIARIEERYPNPLTEDEIYNVLKDFKYIVPQGGPMTGIGNSYQIASLSNCFVVGNDGDSDSYGGIMKIDQEQVQLMKRRGGVGHDLSHIRPKGSPVKNSALTSTGIVPFMERYSNSTREVAQDGRRGALMLSVSVKHPDSESFIDAKLEQGKVTGANVSVKIQDDFMQAVEAGTSYQQQYPITGKAVYTKTTDPAKIWDKIVKNAWKSAEPGILFWDTIINESVPDCYADLGYRTVSTNPCGEIPLCPYDSCRLLAINLYSYVENPFTKEAKFNFDLFKEHVHYAQRIMDDIIDLELEKIDAIIAKVDADPEAEDIKYTERNLWNNIKNKANEGRRTGIGITAEGDMLAALGLRYGSDNATDFSEEIHKTVALEAYRSSVYLAKDRGAFSIYDAEREKNNPMINRIKDADPVLYEKMVKYGRRNIALLTIAPTGTTSLMTQTTSGIEPVFLPVYKRRRKVNPNDKDVRVDFVDEVGDHWEEYTVFHHHFKTWMAINGIDTSREYSQEELDKFVAQSPYYKATSNDVDWMNKVRMQGKIQKWVDHSISVTINLPADAKQELVGQLYFEAWKSGCKGVTVYRDGSRSGVLLSNDATEKKKEGSAFPTKRPEKLEADVVRFQNNKEKWIAFLGLMDGKPYEIFTGLHDDEDGILLPRSVTKGYIIKSWEGEDSRYDFQYANKRGYKTTIEGLSHKFNPVYWNYAKLISGTLRHGMPIHKIVELVTSLQLDNETINSWKAGVARTLKKYIEDGTRADDAKCGECGSDDVVYQEGCLTCLTCGNSKCG, from the coding sequence ATGGCAATAAACGAAGTATCTGTGAAAGCCCCGGCAGGCAAAAAAATTTACTCTCAGGAAGAAGCAGTAAAAGCCTCGCTCGAGTACTTCAAAGGAGATGATTTAGCAGCACGAGTATGGGTAAACAAATATGCCCTTAAAGATTCTTTCGGGAATATATTTGAACGAACCCCCGATGACATGCACAAACGATTGGCAAAAGAAATTGCCCGAATCGAAGAACGTTATCCCAACCCTCTTACCGAAGACGAAATCTACAACGTATTAAAAGATTTCAAATACATTGTGCCACAAGGTGGGCCAATGACCGGAATAGGGAATAGTTATCAGATTGCATCACTTTCCAACTGTTTTGTAGTTGGTAACGATGGCGATTCTGATTCGTATGGAGGGATTATGAAAATTGACCAGGAACAGGTTCAATTGATGAAACGTCGCGGAGGTGTAGGACACGACCTCTCGCACATCCGTCCCAAAGGTTCACCGGTTAAAAATTCGGCGCTTACTTCAACCGGTATTGTACCTTTTATGGAACGTTATTCGAACTCTACACGCGAAGTTGCACAGGACGGACGCCGTGGAGCACTTATGCTTTCAGTATCGGTAAAACACCCCGACTCGGAAAGTTTTATTGATGCCAAACTGGAACAAGGTAAAGTAACCGGGGCAAACGTTTCAGTTAAAATTCAAGACGACTTTATGCAAGCGGTTGAAGCAGGAACTTCATACCAGCAACAATACCCAATTACAGGTAAAGCTGTTTATACAAAAACCACTGACCCTGCAAAAATCTGGGATAAGATTGTAAAAAATGCATGGAAATCAGCAGAGCCGGGAATTCTTTTCTGGGATACCATTATTAACGAATCGGTACCAGATTGTTATGCCGACCTTGGATACCGTACCGTTTCTACAAATCCTTGTGGCGAAATTCCGTTGTGCCCATACGACAGCTGTCGTTTACTGGCCATTAACTTATACTCATACGTTGAGAATCCATTTACAAAAGAAGCCAAATTCAATTTTGATTTATTCAAAGAACACGTTCATTATGCACAACGTATCATGGACGATATCATCGATCTTGAATTGGAAAAAATTGATGCAATTATTGCAAAAGTAGATGCCGACCCTGAGGCTGAGGACATTAAGTATACCGAAAGAAACCTTTGGAACAACATTAAAAATAAAGCTAACGAAGGTCGTCGTACCGGAATTGGTATAACTGCCGAAGGCGACATGCTTGCAGCACTTGGTTTGCGCTATGGAAGCGACAATGCAACTGATTTCTCTGAAGAAATTCATAAAACTGTTGCTCTTGAAGCTTACCGTTCATCGGTTTATCTTGCTAAAGATCGTGGAGCTTTTTCCATTTACGATGCCGAAAGAGAGAAAAACAATCCGATGATTAACCGCATAAAAGATGCGGATCCGGTTCTGTACGAAAAAATGGTAAAATACGGCCGAAGAAACATTGCCTTGTTAACCATTGCTCCTACCGGAACTACCAGTTTGATGACTCAAACAACTTCCGGAATCGAACCTGTTTTCCTTCCTGTTTACAAACGTCGCCGTAAAGTAAATCCAAACGATAAGGATGTGCGCGTTGACTTTGTGGATGAAGTTGGTGACCACTGGGAAGAATACACCGTTTTCCACCACCACTTTAAAACATGGATGGCTATTAACGGAATTGATACCAGCCGCGAATACAGCCAGGAAGAACTGGATAAATTTGTTGCACAGTCGCCCTACTACAAAGCTACATCAAACGATGTTGACTGGATGAACAAAGTACGCATGCAGGGTAAAATCCAGAAATGGGTGGATCACTCAATTAGTGTAACCATTAATTTACCTGCCGATGCAAAACAAGAATTAGTAGGTCAACTGTACTTTGAAGCATGGAAAAGCGGCTGTAAAGGTGTAACCGTTTACCGCGATGGTTCGCGCTCGGGTGTTCTTCTTTCGAATGACGCAACCGAAAAGAAAAAAGAAGGCAGTGCTTTCCCAACCAAACGTCCTGAAAAACTGGAAGCAGATGTTGTTCGTTTCCAAAACAACAAAGAAAAATGGATTGCTTTCCTTGGATTAATGGATGGCAAACCCTACGAAATCTTTACCGGGTTACACGACGACGAAGACGGAATTCTATTGCCACGTTCGGTAACAAAAGGTTATATTATTAAAAGCTGGGAAGGTGAAGACTCGCGCTACGATTTCCAATATGCAAACAAACGTGGTTACAAAACTACCATCGAAGGATTATCGCACAAGTTTAATCCGGTTTACTGGAACTATGCAAAACTAATCTCGGGTACCTTACGTCACGGAATGCCTATCCATAAAATTGTGGAACTGGTAACAAGTTTGCAACTCGACAACGAAACAATCAACTCGTGGAAAGCAGGTGTTGCCCGTACCCTGAAAAAATACATTGAGGACGGTACAAGAGCAGATGATGCAAAATGTGGAGAATGTGGTTCGGACGATGTTGTTTACCAGGAAGGCTGTTTAACCTGTCTTACCTGTGGTAACTCAAAATGCGGATAA
- a CDS encoding LytTR family transcriptional regulator DNA-binding domain-containing protein, with the protein MNTLIAGFIGPQEIIIIVVMMLFVILPIFIVVVIIRSLKRRKDTKWSGEEVEKQFKKYQESDFTKQNIREYYPVKEGNKITLIQFSEIVDFSTANNFVFLTDVSGKDYLVDSNLSDLENKLPKDFIRVHKSTILNSKLISEVKKMANGRYDLIMKCEKPRIISCSKSYNEKIKTIIDF; encoded by the coding sequence ATGAATACTTTAATTGCCGGATTTATTGGGCCTCAGGAGATTATTATTATCGTAGTAATGATGTTGTTTGTAATTCTACCCATTTTTATTGTGGTTGTAATTATAAGATCGCTGAAAAGAAGAAAAGATACGAAATGGTCGGGAGAGGAAGTTGAGAAACAATTTAAGAAATACCAGGAATCCGATTTTACGAAACAAAACATCAGAGAATATTATCCGGTTAAGGAAGGGAATAAAATTACTTTAATTCAATTTAGTGAAATTGTAGATTTTTCAACAGCAAACAATTTTGTGTTTTTAACCGATGTGAGTGGGAAAGACTATTTAGTGGATTCAAATCTTAGTGATTTGGAGAATAAGTTACCCAAAGATTTTATTAGAGTCCATAAGTCGACAATACTAAATAGTAAATTAATTAGTGAAGTTAAAAAAATGGCAAACGGGAGGTACGATTTAATAATGAAATGCGAGAAACCCCGAATTATTTCGTGTAGCAAAAGTTACAATGAAAAGATTAAAACTATAATTGATTTTTAG
- the gcvH gene encoding glycine cleavage system protein GcvH, producing MSIPAELKYTQDHEWVRVEGNVAVVGVTDFAQGELGDVVFVEIETEGETLDKGETFGTVEAVKTVSDLFMPVGGEVTEFNEALADDPELVNKDPYGEGWMIKINIADAAELDELMDAEAYKAMIEA from the coding sequence ATGAGTATTCCAGCTGAATTGAAATATACGCAAGACCACGAATGGGTGCGCGTTGAAGGTAACGTTGCTGTTGTGGGTGTAACTGACTTTGCTCAAGGCGAACTAGGCGATGTTGTGTTTGTTGAAATTGAAACCGAAGGAGAGACTTTGGATAAAGGGGAAACTTTTGGTACTGTTGAGGCAGTAAAAACAGTTTCTGATTTATTTATGCCTGTTGGTGGTGAAGTTACTGAGTTTAATGAAGCATTGGCTGACGATCCGGAGTTGGTGAACAAAGATCCTTACGGCGAAGGCTGGATGATAAAAATTAATATTGCGGATGCTGCGGAATTGGATGAGCTGATGGATGCTGAAGCATACAAAGCAATGATTGAAGCTTAA
- the tsaE gene encoding tRNA (adenosine(37)-N6)-threonylcarbamoyltransferase complex ATPase subunit type 1 TsaE gives MFSKKVKSLAELNGVAEELIKHFPKERVFAFYGKMGAGKTTFIQSVCRILGSKDNVTSPTFALINEYMTQEMKSIFHFDFYRIKDIEEAFDLGYEDYIYSGDYCLIEWPEMIESLLPDTLVEVKIEVQEDNSRIISAKTI, from the coding sequence ATGTTCTCGAAAAAAGTAAAATCATTAGCGGAGCTTAACGGTGTTGCCGAAGAGTTAATAAAGCACTTTCCAAAAGAAAGAGTGTTTGCCTTCTATGGAAAAATGGGAGCCGGAAAAACCACTTTTATTCAGTCGGTGTGCCGGATTCTGGGATCGAAAGACAACGTAACCAGCCCTACTTTTGCATTAATTAACGAATACATGACCCAAGAAATGAAGTCGATCTTTCATTTCGATTTTTACCGGATTAAAGACATTGAAGAAGCCTTTGATTTAGGATATGAAGACTACATTTACAGCGGTGATTATTGTTTAATTGAATGGCCCGAGATGATCGAATCTTTACTTCCCGATACCTTGGTGGAGGTGAAAATTGAAGTTCAAGAGGACAATTCGCGAATTATTTCGGCTAAAACAATATAA